A window of Haloarchaeobius litoreus contains these coding sequences:
- a CDS encoding M20 family metallopeptidase, with translation MSPFEDGPDQYPTDLAGLAAVLVSIESENPPGNERACAEYVHDWFDRHDIEATLVEEPDPDRPQVGARVGGSGDGGGPTLVLNGHLDVVPAGDHDEWTYPPYEGTVEDGRLYGRGSVDMKTGVAVAMLAALRLRPDIEDGALDGSVVVHAAMGEETAEPGTRALLDAGFTGDYGVVLEPTELRVATSEKGMAWYELSWPGEPAHASRPDNGVNPNGHLPAVLAALADYDAELRERTDPLCGRAYGTVTQVVAGADSNKAVLPERAFVTLDRRILPGERIEDVDAEVDELVAALERDHGVPATWERHETYAAAEIPVDHELAEVVREHTDALTDAPTEPWGIRASTDVREFVERFDVPAITWGPGSLDQAHSVDEYIDLAEAETGLAVLERAARELLTDGHVDADGSAPE, from the coding sequence ATGAGTCCCTTCGAGGACGGCCCCGACCAGTACCCGACCGACCTCGCCGGGCTCGCGGCCGTGCTGGTCAGCATCGAGTCGGAGAACCCACCCGGGAACGAGCGCGCCTGCGCGGAGTACGTCCACGACTGGTTCGACCGCCACGACATCGAGGCGACGCTCGTCGAGGAGCCCGACCCCGACCGGCCGCAGGTCGGTGCCCGCGTCGGGGGGAGCGGCGACGGCGGCGGCCCGACGCTCGTGCTGAACGGCCACCTCGACGTCGTCCCCGCCGGCGACCACGACGAGTGGACGTACCCGCCCTACGAGGGCACCGTCGAGGACGGCCGGCTCTACGGCCGCGGGAGCGTCGACATGAAGACCGGCGTCGCCGTCGCCATGCTCGCGGCACTCCGGCTGCGGCCGGACATCGAGGACGGAGCGCTCGACGGCTCGGTCGTCGTCCACGCCGCGATGGGCGAGGAGACGGCCGAACCCGGCACGCGGGCGCTCCTCGACGCGGGCTTCACCGGCGACTACGGGGTCGTCCTCGAACCGACCGAGCTGCGCGTCGCGACGAGCGAGAAGGGGATGGCGTGGTACGAGCTCTCCTGGCCGGGCGAGCCCGCCCACGCGAGCCGCCCCGACAACGGGGTGAACCCGAACGGACACCTCCCGGCGGTGCTGGCCGCGCTGGCCGACTACGACGCCGAGCTCCGCGAGCGGACGGACCCGCTCTGCGGCCGCGCGTACGGCACCGTCACGCAGGTCGTCGCCGGCGCGGACTCGAACAAGGCGGTGCTACCCGAGCGGGCGTTCGTGACGCTGGACCGCCGCATCCTGCCAGGGGAGCGCATCGAGGACGTCGACGCGGAGGTCGACGAACTCGTCGCGGCCCTCGAACGCGACCACGGCGTCCCGGCGACGTGGGAGCGCCACGAGACGTACGCCGCCGCCGAGATTCCCGTCGACCACGAGCTGGCCGAGGTCGTCCGGGAGCACACAGACGCGCTCACCGACGCCCCGACGGAACCGTGGGGCATCCGCGCCTCGACCGACGTGCGCGAGTTCGTCGAGCGGTTCGACGTGCCGGCCATCACCTGGGGACCCGGGAGCCTCGACCAGGCCCACAGCGTCGACGAGTACATCGACCTCGCCGAGGCCGAGACGGGGCTGGCGGTGCTCGAACGGGCGGCCAGGGAGCTCCTGACCGACGGCCACGTTGACGCCGACGGCTCAGCTCCCGAGTAG
- a CDS encoding group I intron-associated PD-(D/E)XK endonuclease has translation MESHRKGDLTEAIVLTELRRREIAVSHPFGDNERYDLVAECGGGALVRVQVKTGWIADGRIQFSTQSTHTNSQGNVRKSYDGDVDVFVVYCYETETMYLVGEQEFDKSISLRVEEPEVHHRSINWAADFEFDERWPLDVAAKEYTHGTTDPTTVACLDALEAAGVSVWRQIRGRSERNVVVEIDGTLYRVRVETGFVWDGRIKVNPDETETDCYLVYCDDLDTVYAVDADEVADSFSLRVSEPERVRSDTKLAENYEIATNWPPV, from the coding sequence ATGGAGTCACATCGGAAGGGCGACCTGACGGAAGCGATAGTGTTGACCGAGCTCCGACGACGGGAGATCGCAGTCTCTCATCCGTTCGGCGACAACGAGCGATACGACCTCGTCGCAGAATGCGGAGGCGGTGCTCTCGTCAGGGTTCAGGTTAAGACGGGCTGGATTGCGGACGGTCGCATACAGTTCAGTACCCAGTCAACCCACACGAACTCGCAGGGGAACGTCCGGAAGAGCTACGACGGTGACGTCGACGTGTTCGTCGTCTACTGCTACGAGACGGAGACAATGTATCTCGTCGGTGAGCAGGAGTTCGACAAGAGCATCTCGCTACGGGTCGAGGAACCGGAGGTTCACCACCGGAGTATCAACTGGGCTGCCGACTTCGAGTTCGACGAGCGGTGGCCACTCGACGTGGCCGCAAAAGAATACACGCACGGGACGACCGACCCGACTACTGTCGCTTGTCTGGACGCACTCGAAGCAGCCGGTGTGTCTGTTTGGCGCCAGATTCGTGGCCGGAGCGAGCGCAACGTCGTCGTCGAGATAGACGGGACGCTGTACCGTGTCAGAGTCGAAACTGGGTTCGTATGGGACGGACGAATAAAGGTCAATCCCGACGAGACGGAGACGGACTGCTATCTCGTCTACTGCGACGACCTGGATACCGTCTACGCCGTCGACGCTGACGAGGTAGCGGACTCGTTCTCCCTCAGGGTGAGCGAACCCGAGCGAGTACGGTCGGACACCAAACTCGCGGAGAACTACGAGATAGCGACGAACTGGCCACCGGTCTGA
- a CDS encoding A24 family peptidase C-terminal domain-containing protein, with product MVDVGPISGTLPDLLRLATVPVFGVLAYRDIQTRRIDSITWVPLTLLGVLLLGVEWQRAAAAGGTDLRVFVLTTAISVGFVVSMAYVFHFLGAFGGADARALMTIAVLYPSYPGYVGGEVLSVAGVTLPVSEPAPVAVLSFTILTNAVAWGIAYPLLLAGRNGAMGHVSKRMFVGIPVRWDAVPETHGKLLDSGSKGIGERLRALAYPRGAGLDLDAVRMYLRWRGATLVELRDDPGRFRDPDSLPAEPNDPTDGAVDLDVATDGGEPVDDAESTDETGPVDDVKLEDDTLDTPASDEPEAVADTEDGSGDDPWGAAAFLDDIEGDAYGTSPARLREGLDRLTTEERLWVTPGIPFLVPVFLGLVAAFVYGDLLVGLLRALGLI from the coding sequence GTGGTAGACGTTGGCCCCATCTCCGGGACGCTGCCCGACCTGTTGCGACTGGCGACCGTCCCCGTCTTCGGCGTGCTGGCGTACCGGGACATCCAGACGCGACGCATCGACAGCATCACCTGGGTCCCGCTGACGCTGCTCGGCGTGCTCCTGCTCGGTGTCGAGTGGCAGCGCGCGGCCGCAGCGGGTGGGACCGACCTCCGCGTGTTCGTGCTCACGACCGCCATCAGCGTCGGCTTCGTCGTCTCGATGGCGTACGTGTTCCACTTCCTCGGCGCGTTCGGCGGCGCGGACGCCCGGGCGCTGATGACCATCGCGGTGTTGTACCCGAGCTATCCGGGCTACGTCGGCGGCGAGGTGCTGTCGGTCGCGGGCGTCACGCTGCCGGTGTCGGAGCCGGCACCGGTCGCGGTGCTCTCGTTCACCATCCTGACCAACGCGGTCGCCTGGGGCATCGCGTACCCGCTGTTGCTGGCGGGCCGCAACGGGGCGATGGGCCACGTCTCGAAGCGGATGTTCGTCGGCATTCCGGTACGCTGGGACGCTGTCCCGGAGACCCACGGGAAACTGCTCGACTCGGGGAGCAAGGGCATCGGTGAGCGGTTGCGGGCACTCGCCTACCCGCGGGGTGCGGGGCTGGACCTCGACGCCGTGCGGATGTACCTGCGCTGGCGGGGTGCGACGCTCGTCGAACTCCGGGACGACCCCGGGCGGTTCCGGGACCCCGACTCGCTCCCCGCGGAGCCGAACGACCCGACCGACGGAGCGGTCGACCTCGACGTGGCGACCGACGGCGGGGAGCCGGTGGACGATGCGGAATCCACGGACGAGACGGGGCCGGTTGACGACGTGAAGCTGGAGGACGATACGCTGGACACGCCCGCGAGCGACGAGCCCGAAGCCGTCGCCGACACCGAGGACGGGTCCGGCGACGACCCCTGGGGCGCGGCGGCGTTCCTCGACGACATCGAGGGCGACGCCTACGGCACGTCGCCGGCACGCCTCCGGGAGGGCCTGGACCGGCTGACGACCGAAGAACGGCTGTGGGTCACGCCGGGCATCCCGTTCCTCGTGCCGGTGTTCCTCGGGCTGGTCGCCGCGTTCGTCTACGGGGACCTGCTCGTCGGGCTGCTCCGGGCGCTCGGGCTCATCTAA
- a CDS encoding DUF7504 family protein translates to MTDRDTIEDTGNVLVTTESTTHDHCSDLLETGDPNTRAELTISLPEAQAEQTGFGSASNTQPARKGLISVGDVLRSAAEGGPDFGAPVVMDAVAEPDDLQGIGTAVSRYCQRWDEEDYDIVVCFDSLTELLDHASPEVVFQFCHVLTSRLDSVDALAHFHLDPHAHTDETVATFQSIFDETVGETTEADAIEAFAEATDDDIAALTESWSAEANYSIVGDDDYARPDEVTEASDDDIADSLPVE, encoded by the coding sequence ATGACTGACCGAGACACCATCGAGGACACTGGAAACGTCCTCGTGACCACCGAATCGACGACTCACGACCACTGCAGCGACCTGCTGGAGACCGGCGACCCGAACACGCGGGCAGAACTGACCATCTCCCTGCCGGAGGCACAGGCCGAACAGACCGGCTTCGGGAGCGCGTCGAACACGCAGCCGGCACGCAAGGGGCTCATCTCTGTCGGCGACGTGCTTCGGTCGGCAGCGGAGGGCGGGCCGGACTTCGGCGCACCGGTCGTGATGGACGCCGTCGCCGAGCCCGACGACCTCCAGGGCATCGGCACCGCCGTCAGCCGCTACTGCCAGCGCTGGGACGAGGAGGACTACGACATCGTCGTCTGCTTCGACTCGCTGACCGAGCTGCTCGACCACGCCAGCCCGGAGGTGGTCTTCCAGTTCTGCCACGTTCTCACCAGCCGTCTCGACTCCGTCGACGCCCTCGCGCACTTCCACCTCGACCCGCACGCACACACCGACGAGACCGTCGCCACCTTCCAGTCCATCTTCGACGAGACCGTCGGCGAGACGACCGAGGCCGACGCCATCGAGGCGTTCGCGGAGGCGACCGACGACGACATCGCGGCGCTCACCGAGAGCTGGAGCGCCGAGGCGAACTACTCCATCGTCGGCGACGACGACTACGCCCGCCCGGACGAGGTCACCGAGGCCTCCGACGACGATATCGCGGACTCGCTGCCCGTCGAGTAA
- a CDS encoding DUF7504 family protein, which produces MSEHGTDGGARTVLLLDEMAEDEVGEHCDGLMGGPAADQRAELVVSFPEDVTDRLDFSSLSGGRQPTKRGIVTVGETMQAAGAGTPDFDEPIVEQTVADPTDLQRLGEVVSQFCGVWDDAGYDIVVCFDSLTELLEANDPEVVFQFCHVLSGRLESVGAVAHFHLDPNAHSQQLQLTFEQILDETLVEEIDVEHLVPGGSSRASDADVARETETVELDDPNEVSAANEVSAANESATESSVPAGRSGEASDDDIADALPD; this is translated from the coding sequence ATGAGTGAACACGGCACAGACGGCGGCGCGAGAACAGTCCTACTACTCGACGAGATGGCCGAGGACGAGGTCGGCGAGCACTGCGACGGTCTGATGGGGGGACCGGCCGCGGACCAGCGCGCCGAACTCGTCGTCTCCTTTCCCGAGGACGTGACCGACAGACTCGACTTCAGCTCGCTCTCCGGCGGGCGTCAGCCGACGAAACGCGGTATCGTCACCGTCGGCGAGACGATGCAGGCCGCCGGCGCGGGCACGCCGGACTTCGACGAGCCCATCGTCGAACAGACGGTCGCCGACCCGACCGACCTCCAGCGACTCGGCGAGGTCGTCAGCCAGTTCTGTGGCGTCTGGGACGACGCCGGCTACGACATCGTCGTCTGTTTCGACTCGCTGACAGAACTGCTCGAAGCGAACGACCCCGAGGTGGTCTTCCAGTTCTGCCACGTGCTCTCGGGTCGACTCGAATCGGTCGGCGCGGTCGCGCACTTCCACCTCGACCCGAACGCACACAGCCAGCAGCTCCAGCTCACCTTCGAGCAGATACTCGACGAGACGCTGGTCGAGGAGATCGACGTGGAACACCTCGTCCCCGGCGGGAGCAGCCGGGCCAGCGACGCCGACGTCGCCCGCGAGACCGAGACCGTCGAGCTCGACGACCCGAACGAGGTATCGGCCGCGAACGAGGTGTCGGCCGCGAACGAGTCGGCCACGGAGTCGTCCGTACCTGCCGGTCGGTCCGGCGAGGCCTCCGACGACGACATCGCCGACGCGCTGCCGGACTGA
- a CDS encoding SLC13 family permease, translating to MAALTPEILLVFALVTVVLVLFATEPVPVDITALGLMVGLMVLGPLSQQLAAAGLIGGPVELLPDNPADGLAGFASTATLTVLAMFILSDGVQRTGIVQILGRKLAALTGDSETRQLGATMGVVAPLSGFINNTAAVAILLPMVTDIAHKGNTSPSKLLIPLSYASMFGGTLTLIGTSTNILASEIAADVANNVADPGPAVVALQDGFSMFEFTLLGVVVTIVGFAYFFVVGRYLLPSRIEPEDDLAAEFRLSEYLTEVVVREDSPLVGQTVRDALVETEFDVDLVQLIRNDEVFLEPLGPKTIQAGDLFTVRTDRETLVELLDVEGMDVVPEFEATEDELERADPAAENLVEIVVAPGSHVVGESIASVNFRQRYDATVLALRRGGELIRKRMDHIVLRVGDTLLVQGTADSIQRLDDNRDFIVAQEIERHDYREEKIPVAIGVILAVVGLAAVDLLPIVVSALAGAVAMVLTGCLKPGEVYDAVQWDVIFLLAGVIPLGTAMQHTGAALYLADLLVRTEAYLPAIAVLGLFYVLTATLTNVVSNNASVVLMIPVAFDTAAQLGASPYAFVLAVTFAASTAFMTPVGYQTNLFVYGPGGYKFTDYTVVGTPLQLIFAVVTTLGIAGIWGV from the coding sequence GTGGCCGCGCTCACACCCGAGATACTGCTCGTCTTCGCGCTCGTCACCGTCGTGCTCGTCCTGTTCGCGACGGAGCCGGTGCCCGTCGACATCACCGCACTCGGCCTGATGGTCGGGCTCATGGTTCTCGGGCCGCTCTCCCAGCAGCTCGCGGCGGCCGGACTCATCGGCGGGCCGGTGGAACTCCTGCCGGACAACCCGGCCGACGGCCTCGCGGGCTTCGCGTCGACGGCGACCCTCACCGTGCTGGCAATGTTCATCCTCTCCGACGGCGTCCAGCGCACGGGTATCGTCCAGATCCTCGGGCGCAAGCTCGCCGCGCTTACCGGCGACTCGGAGACACGCCAGCTCGGGGCGACGATGGGCGTCGTCGCCCCGCTCTCGGGCTTCATCAACAACACCGCGGCCGTCGCCATCCTGCTGCCGATGGTCACCGACATCGCCCACAAGGGCAACACGTCGCCGTCGAAGCTGCTCATCCCGCTCTCCTACGCCTCGATGTTCGGCGGGACGCTCACGCTCATCGGCACGTCGACGAACATCCTCGCCAGCGAGATCGCCGCCGACGTGGCCAACAACGTGGCGGACCCCGGCCCGGCCGTCGTCGCGCTACAGGACGGTTTCTCGATGTTCGAGTTCACTCTGCTCGGGGTCGTCGTCACCATCGTCGGCTTCGCGTACTTCTTCGTCGTCGGGCGCTACCTCCTGCCGTCCCGCATCGAGCCCGAGGACGACCTCGCCGCCGAGTTCCGCCTCTCCGAGTACCTCACCGAGGTCGTCGTCCGCGAGGACTCCCCGCTCGTCGGCCAGACCGTCCGCGACGCGCTCGTCGAGACCGAGTTCGACGTCGACCTCGTCCAGCTCATCCGCAACGACGAGGTGTTCCTCGAACCGCTCGGCCCGAAGACCATCCAGGCCGGCGACCTGTTCACGGTGCGGACCGACCGCGAGACGCTCGTCGAGCTCCTCGACGTCGAGGGGATGGACGTCGTCCCCGAGTTCGAGGCCACCGAGGACGAACTCGAACGCGCCGACCCCGCCGCCGAGAACCTCGTCGAGATCGTCGTCGCGCCCGGCTCGCACGTCGTCGGCGAATCCATCGCCTCCGTGAACTTCCGCCAGCGCTACGACGCCACCGTGCTCGCGCTCCGGCGCGGCGGCGAGCTCATCCGGAAGCGCATGGACCACATCGTCCTTCGGGTCGGCGACACGCTGCTCGTCCAGGGCACCGCCGACAGCATCCAGCGCCTCGACGACAACCGCGACTTCATCGTCGCCCAGGAGATCGAGCGCCACGACTACCGCGAGGAGAAGATCCCCGTCGCCATCGGCGTCATCCTCGCCGTCGTCGGGCTCGCCGCCGTCGACCTCCTCCCCATCGTCGTCTCGGCCCTCGCGGGAGCCGTCGCCATGGTGCTCACCGGCTGTCTCAAGCCCGGGGAGGTGTACGACGCCGTCCAGTGGGACGTCATCTTCCTGCTGGCCGGCGTCATCCCGCTGGGCACCGCCATGCAGCACACCGGCGCGGCGCTGTACCTCGCCGACCTGCTCGTCCGGACCGAGGCCTACCTGCCCGCAATCGCGGTGCTGGGGCTGTTCTACGTGCTCACCGCGACGCTGACGAACGTCGTCTCCAACAACGCCAGCGTCGTGCTCATGATCCCGGTCGCGTTCGACACCGCCGCACAGCTCGGCGCGTCGCCGTACGCGTTCGTCCTCGCGGTCACGTTCGCCGCCTCGACCGCGTTCATGACCCCCGTCGGCTACCAGACCAACCTGTTCGTCTACGGCCCCGGCGGCTACAAGTTCACGGACTACACCGTCGTCGGGACGCCGCTGCAGCTGATATTCGCGGTCGTGACGACGCTGGGTATCGCCGGTATCTGGGGCGTGTGA
- a CDS encoding helix-turn-helix domain-containing protein: MSADPDPLRVTLSVWHPDCWTIETTERTDVGVLGRVVATTTGDRTTSLVTLYADRRRALDDGEETIRSFPQVHAVTPVPATTLGSAARTAKPGNATRDLLIDHDASAQISGAFLSREFVTARPVDTHDGRERWTLLTTRSREDVHDVLARIEAERDADISVEGLTRTSDAAGEAPFSLTSLSARQREVFELARARGYYEWPKQVTGTELADELGIATATLHEHLHKAEAKLLGS, translated from the coding sequence ATGAGCGCCGACCCCGACCCGCTCCGGGTGACGCTGTCGGTCTGGCATCCCGACTGCTGGACCATCGAGACGACCGAACGGACCGACGTGGGCGTCCTCGGACGCGTCGTCGCGACGACGACCGGGGACCGGACCACCTCGCTCGTCACGCTCTACGCCGACCGGCGGCGGGCGCTCGACGACGGCGAGGAGACGATACGGTCGTTCCCGCAGGTCCACGCCGTGACCCCGGTCCCGGCCACGACGCTCGGGTCGGCGGCACGGACGGCGAAGCCCGGGAACGCGACCCGCGACCTGCTCATCGACCACGACGCGAGCGCCCAGATCAGCGGCGCGTTCCTCTCCCGGGAGTTCGTCACCGCACGGCCGGTCGACACGCACGACGGCCGCGAACGCTGGACGCTCCTGACGACCCGGAGCCGCGAGGATGTACACGACGTACTGGCGCGCATCGAGGCCGAACGGGACGCCGACATCTCCGTCGAGGGGCTCACACGCACCAGCGACGCGGCGGGCGAGGCCCCGTTCTCGCTCACGTCGCTCTCCGCCCGCCAGCGGGAGGTGTTCGAACTGGCCCGTGCGAGGGGCTACTACGAGTGGCCGAAGCAGGTCACCGGCACCGAACTCGCCGACGAGCTCGGCATCGCGACGGCGACACTCCACGAGCACCTCCACAAGGCCGAGGCGAAGCTACTCGGGAGCTGA
- a CDS encoding alpha/beta hydrolase, whose translation MRDRLRRLTPADDERYRDWARRLAPYAVAVVVLLVLLAGAGAWVYFDSLAYGPTESPSAVESAYDVTVESGYGGYVVRPDDQPPAGERVGLVFYPGGRVEPGAYVHTLAPLAERGVTVVVPGVPLNLAVLDSDAASAPIAREDGVDSWYVGGHSLGGAMACRYANGNSGRIDGLVLAASYCDVNVSDSGLATMAITGTRDGVLNRERFESNRRLLPPDATFVSVEGMNHAQFGNYGAQEGDDEATISTASAHERVVAAVVDWLCAEGEAVACANQTGGQFVAIS comes from the coding sequence ATGCGCGACCGCCTGCGCAGGCTCACGCCGGCCGACGACGAACGATACCGGGACTGGGCCCGTCGGCTCGCACCGTACGCCGTCGCGGTGGTCGTCCTCCTCGTCCTGCTCGCTGGCGCGGGCGCGTGGGTGTACTTCGACTCCCTCGCGTACGGCCCGACCGAGTCGCCATCGGCGGTCGAGTCCGCGTACGACGTGACCGTCGAGTCGGGCTACGGCGGCTACGTCGTCCGGCCCGACGACCAGCCGCCGGCCGGCGAGCGCGTCGGCCTCGTGTTCTACCCCGGCGGCCGCGTCGAACCCGGCGCGTACGTCCACACGCTCGCGCCGCTGGCCGAACGCGGCGTCACCGTCGTCGTCCCGGGCGTCCCGCTGAACCTCGCCGTGCTGGACAGCGACGCCGCCAGCGCGCCCATCGCACGCGAGGACGGCGTCGATTCGTGGTACGTCGGCGGGCACTCGCTGGGCGGTGCCATGGCCTGCCGCTACGCGAACGGGAACTCGGGACGCATCGACGGGCTGGTGCTCGCGGCGTCGTACTGCGACGTGAACGTCAGCGATTCTGGGCTGGCGACCATGGCCATCACGGGCACGCGCGACGGCGTGCTGAACCGGGAGCGTTTCGAGTCGAACCGCCGGCTCCTCCCCCCGGACGCGACGTTCGTCTCGGTCGAGGGCATGAACCACGCCCAGTTCGGGAACTACGGTGCACAGGAGGGCGACGACGAGGCGACCATCTCGACGGCGTCCGCGCACGAGCGTGTGGTTGCTGCGGTGGTCGACTGGCTCTGTGCCGAAGGCGAGGCTGTGGCGTGTGCGAATCAGACCGGTGGCCAGTTCGTCGCTATCTCGTAG
- the thrC gene encoding threonine synthase, which translates to MTLDHVETLECTLCGATYDPEQVVYTCPNHEGVAGILEVVYDYDVVDDRFDADLDGDIPSQWKYRAFLPVDTDAEPVTLDEGGTDLLDAPRLGDELGVDLRVKNDGLNPTGCFKDRATSIAATKARFAGQDVVTCASTGNAAASLAGYAARAGLDCRIFVPAAAPEGKLVQPRVYGADVLAVDGSYDEAYDLSLEVTDAYGWYNRNAAINPFQIEGKRTVGHELAEQTRESSPDWVVFSMGDGCTIAGCWKGLREFAELGYVDDTPKMLGVQPEGASAIHDAFHGAEDYETVADTLADAVAVGRPRNTVKACRALEESGGTALTVTDEAILDAETLLGRTEGIYAEPSGAAPVAGIQKAREQGIIEPGESVVAVVTGFGLKDTAGAKQAVGDVTEVAPSLDDVAALYGAGDADGAGGEGDAEGSSVTGRGA; encoded by the coding sequence ATGACACTCGACCACGTGGAGACGCTCGAATGCACGCTCTGCGGCGCGACGTACGACCCCGAACAGGTCGTCTACACCTGCCCGAACCACGAGGGAGTGGCGGGTATCCTCGAGGTCGTCTACGACTACGACGTCGTCGACGACCGGTTCGACGCCGACCTCGACGGCGACATCCCGAGCCAGTGGAAGTACCGGGCGTTCCTCCCGGTCGACACGGACGCCGAGCCGGTGACGCTCGACGAGGGCGGCACCGACCTGCTCGACGCGCCACGGCTCGGCGACGAGCTCGGCGTCGACCTCAGGGTGAAGAACGACGGGCTGAACCCGACCGGCTGTTTCAAGGACCGCGCGACGAGCATCGCCGCGACGAAGGCCCGGTTCGCCGGCCAGGACGTCGTCACCTGCGCGTCGACGGGCAACGCCGCGGCCTCGCTCGCGGGCTACGCGGCGCGTGCCGGCCTGGACTGCCGCATCTTCGTCCCGGCCGCCGCGCCCGAGGGGAAGCTCGTCCAGCCACGGGTGTACGGCGCGGACGTGCTCGCGGTCGACGGCAGCTACGACGAGGCGTACGACCTGAGCCTGGAGGTGACCGACGCCTACGGCTGGTACAACCGGAACGCCGCCATCAACCCGTTCCAGATCGAGGGCAAGCGCACCGTCGGTCACGAGCTCGCCGAGCAGACCCGGGAGTCGAGTCCGGACTGGGTCGTGTTCTCGATGGGCGACGGCTGCACCATCGCGGGCTGCTGGAAGGGGCTCCGCGAGTTCGCCGAGCTGGGCTACGTCGACGACACCCCGAAGATGCTCGGCGTCCAGCCCGAGGGCGCGAGCGCCATCCACGACGCCTTCCACGGTGCGGAGGACTACGAGACCGTCGCCGACACGCTCGCCGACGCCGTCGCGGTCGGGCGACCCCGGAACACGGTGAAGGCTTGCCGAGCGCTGGAGGAGAGCGGCGGGACCGCGCTCACCGTCACCGACGAGGCCATCCTCGACGCCGAGACGCTGCTCGGCCGGACCGAGGGCATCTACGCCGAGCCGTCGGGCGCGGCCCCCGTCGCCGGCATCCAGAAGGCGCGCGAGCAGGGCATCATCGAACCCGGCGAGTCGGTCGTCGCCGTCGTCACCGGCTTCGGGCTGAAGGACACCGCGGGCGCGAAGCAGGCGGTCGGCGACGTGACCGAGGTCGCGCCGTCGCTGGACGACGTGGCCGCCCTCTACGGCGCTGGCGACGCGGACGGTGCAGGTGGCGAGGGTGACGCCGAGGGCTCCTCGGTGACGGGGCGGGGCGCATGA